The sequence GCTCAACAAAAACTGGAGTGGAATATTACGAACAGCCCCAGCTTTACATTTGATGCCGGGGTTTTTGGAATGACTATTAGCAACGCTTCCCTGATCGATCCATCTGCAGACACGTTAGGTGTGTCGATTGACGCCAATGCAAATTTTCAGCTTGAGGGAATCGGCGGCGCGGGGCTTGATCTGAAGGATTTCCAAATTTCGAAGGAAGGCATCGCCTCGATGGGGCAGGTTGATGGAGGTAGTTTTTCAATAGCCAATACAGTTTCGATAGAGGTGGGCAGCTTCGAGTGGGGACGGGATGAAGAGATTACGATAATGGAACAAGCCGGTTCAAAAGAGAATCCGGATAGTACAAAAACTAATATACAGGTAGATGAATATTTACGATTTGGAGACGATGGCAATGATGCTGTAAATATTACAATACCGGGTGGATTCGAAGGCGGAATCGAAGAAATATTCTACTATCGGAATTCCAATTCTCTCTACCTGAATATTGAAGGGGTAAATATTGAACTTGGTAGTACAGCTCGCCTTTTTGCAAGTCTCGAGTATGAAAAACAGTCGGATGGATTTCTTCTTCGTGTTGCCGGAGGAGGTGAAATTGAGTCGCCATCCGGACAAAGCTATGGCTTAGCGGCACTGGGAGAAATGTCTACCTTAAATAACGAATTCAGTTTTGGGATTTTTGTAGCTGTACAGGCCGAAATACCTCTCTTTCCGGGGGTTGTAAATATTACTGAAGTCGGAGGTGGATTCTTTTACAATGCCGAAAACGAAGATTTTGAAGATGTACTTGCGTTGACAGATTACGAGCTGTACAGCGACCAGCCACCCTGGGAAGATAAATCCGGCGGTTATGACTTTGCGATAGCCCTCAATGCGGGAGCAAGCCTGATCGGCCAGGGAGGTATGTATGCCATCCAGGGACGTACACTCATGCTCATCACTGACAAGTGGATTATGATGGACGTACAGGGTGAACTGTTGAACCAGGGAGACAGGTTGGAGGCAGGGGTATACCTGCAGGTTGAGTGGGATCCAAGATTCAAGATCGGTGCCGGAATAGGTGTGACTGTAGATTATGTAGGCGTGCTGACCGGCGAAATGAACATCGATTTTATTGCCGTAGAAGACACACAAAACAGTTCGGATGATCAGCTGAAAATTATATGGGCCATCAACGGAGATGGCAGCCTGGATATCGTCGGTGGTATTGCCGAGGCGGATGCCAGCTTCATGATCAACCAGGATGGGTTTTATGTTGAAATCATGGTTTCACAGGGTTTCGATATTGGAATCATTTCTTCCAAGAGTACCTGGGAAGGGGCGTTTTGGTGGTTGACTCAGGATGAACAGATTGGCGCCTATGTTGAAATTGGATTTAACGCCACGCTGTTCAAAGTAGCCAGTGTTGGAGGAACGCTGAAAGGTGCCCTGCTGATAGATAACGGATACCTGGTTTATGCATCGGCAAGTGCGTATGTAAACGTAGCCTTGGTGTTTAACGGCAGGGTAGGAGTCTGGCTTGCCTTGCAAGATGGAAAAATCGACGGCGGAACGGGTTCGAATAGTGAGTACGAGTCGCGCGTAGCAGATGCGAGAGAGCAGGCCCAAAATATGGGAGAGCAGATGAAAGAGGCGATGGATGCTGCTGAAGAGATGCAAAGCACACCCGAGGTGTTGAAAATTAGTGAGGAAACGCTGGCAGCGGCCGGACAGAACTTACTGAGTTCAAGTCATCTTACCCGATCAACACTGTTAATATTGTGACGGTGCTGGAACAAAACTTTATGAACAGTTCAGCGCAGATTCATGCGGATATTAAAGATCTGATTATTTCCGGGGAAAACCGGCCTACCGAATCCGATTATAATATCTCAAGCCTGAGATCGGAAATGGAGCAGAAGATTGACAGGCTGACCCAGGATGCCGAGGATGTTGAAAACCGGTTGAGCGAAACCCGGGAGCTGGCCCTTGAGTGGGAAGCCTCTGCGCAGCAATTGCTGGATGAAGAGCTCAGCAGTCCGGTTCAAAACAGCTCGATGCAGTGGAATGAAGAAAGTGATGATCCGCCTTCGTTTAGTATTGATTCGCAGCAGGCTTCTTCAAACAGAGAAAATCTTACAGAGCTGAGAGAAGCTCTTGATGAGCTGGATAAAAAATACCGGGCAGCCATCGATTCAGTATCCAACTATATCAGATCGCATTGATGAGGCTCTTTCAACACAACTCGCTTTGGGTACGCCTACTCAGAATCCAACAACTGGCAGATATGAATGGGAGGCAAGTGACGAAGAATACCAGGTAGGAGCCAATACTATTTCCCAGCGATTTGCGGATGCAAGCGAGGCAATAGACAAGTTTTACGGAAACTACATTTCATACAGATGGAGAAACAATAAATGGGCTTCTGATAAATTAACAGCATTTTCCAATCTGCGAAGCGGGAGTGTGCGAGATGCCGTGATTGAAGGAAACGAATCGATGCTGGAAAATCGTCTGGGTTGGTCGATCAATTACCAAAGTGAAAATAGTGCAACCTTCAGTGGTAATAGTGTTCCGGGGGATGCGGTGGATGATATTGTATTTATAGCCGGAAAGAGAGAAGGATTTATTCATGGCTTCGATCCGGGTACAAGCGGATCAGATGCGGATGATTTGGCAGATCAGTTTGAATCGGATATGCGGGATTTTGCAAATAATGACATCCAGAGTTTTGTGTTGAACTTCATCCAAAATGGTATCGAGTTCTGGTACGAAATGCCCACTCTCGGTTACGAAGCGATCCGCGATTCCTCCAGAGCACAAGCGGAACGGATGGCATCAACCTACCAGAATAACATTAAACCGATGGAAACTGCTCACGAAGACTTCACCGCTACGGTAGATGAGATTTACAAATCAAAAGCGTCACTGACCATGACCCTGCGTGAGATGATAGCGATTTATGCAGAACGCAGAGCGGCACTTGCAGGTGACAGCGCGGCTGTTGACCTCAATCAGCGCAAAGACGACCTTGAAGAAACGCTTACTCCGCCCAGGATTGGGGGAATCCAGGTAACACGAAATCTGACGGATTACAATAACAAGATCACCCTGAGCTGGAATGCATCACACCAAACAGGAAACATTGTAGAGAACAGCTATTATTTGGGCGGATCCGGTGCCGGGTCTGATGTATATGCTCAAGGCATGCTCTCTACCGGGAGTAGTTCAGATGTAACACGATATATTTTCAAAACGACGCAAGATGTTGAAGAGCTAAATATGGGGGTTGTTGTGAGAGTACGCGGCCCGTCGGGTACAGCGATTAGCCGACCAGCTTCTTTCAGTGCTGTTGTTGATGAGTATGGAAGTGTTTCGCCACATCCCAGTGGAGTTGCTGAGAGTATTGAAGAGGAAGACGACTCTCCCCCAAGCGAACCGATTGTGAAAGTAGAATACAACAAGTCGGAAACGACCCGATTCCGTGTGTCGGATAATTATAACATAGAATCTGAAACGATTAATGTATACTGGACCAATCAAGCCGGACAAATTGTATTCCAGGCAACATCGCTTGATGAGGATACGGATATCGCCGCCTTTGAGTATGCACTTGGCAGCAGCAAAGGAGCCACAGATATTGTGGATTGGACGGAACGGCAAGGGCGGCGGGTGACCCGTGAAGCATCTGATCTGTTGGGTAATATGGCGGGAGCTGACAATATCATCCAGGAAATTACCATCCAGGATGTAAATCTGACGGAAGGTCCGCACTACTTGTCGGTTCGGGCTGTGAATGGTGTGGGCATGACGAGTTCTGCTGAGGAGATGAGTACTCCCATCCAGTATGACGGAGATCTGCCGACCGCTCCGGCAATCAGTGAAGATGGAATTACGATGCCTCGAATTAAATCCGGAAGTGAATTCCAGAGCAACTTCAGGGAGGCCGGTCCGGCTACTCCGGAATATGAAGATCCGCCGCCAAAAGATGTGGAAACACCAGAGCTGACTCTCAATTGGAGCGATGCTTCCGATAGTACATCCGGGGTTCACCGATATGAATATGCCGTTTCTTCGGATGAGAACAGCCAGGCTGCATTCGCCAAACCCAATGAAATAAACACGTCCTACAGCAGCGAAACCACGATTGAGGGTGATCCGCTCAGTTTCAACCAAGATTCCTACATTCACATAAGAGCTGTAGATGAGGCCGGAAATTCAGGAGAAGCTTCAACGATTGGCCCTGTCACGCCCGAAGATCCAACCCGGCCGTGGACTCCCAAGATTAAAGCATCTGCCAAACCCGGAGAGATCGGTTTCTACTTGTACCGACCCTCTATGGATTGGGAGACGGAGGTTGACAGGTATGAGTTCACCGCTACAGAAGGACTGTTTTCGGGAGATCTGCTGCCGTGGACAGAAGTGAATACATCCTCAGCAAATGTGGGACTGCTGTTCTATGCGTTAGCCGCCGACCAGGAGAAATCTATGAATGGTTCTGACGCGTCCTTTATTGAGGTGCCGACGGAAGAGATTCCCGAAGGAACATCCCTGGTCTTAAAAGTGAGAACCGTAAACGGACAAGGATTGGAATCTGAAACCGGATGGAGCGGTAGTGTGGTGTTTGATAACTCACCTCCTGAAAATCCATCCATCTCCCTGAGCCAAAACGGGGATGAAATGACGATTGGTGTCAGCAATATTCGTGATCCTGAAAGTGGAATCAGCAAGGTTGAGTATAAGGTTTCAAGCAAAAACGCGATGAGCTTTGGGGCGATGTGGTCGAACTTTATAACGGTGAACGGAGTGCAAGAATCCACCTTGAGCGGATCGATAACTGAAGATATCTCTAACCAGAGTTTCCTGGATCTGCGGGTTTCCATTCGAATTACAAACGGAAACGGAATGCAGACGACGGTTTCCCAAACTCCAACGGTGAACGATTTTAGTGATTCCAATCAACAAGAGTATGATTATGATTTTGAATTTTAAATCATTTTTGGGTAGAGAACCTTCAAGCGTCCGTAAGGACCTTGCAGCGTTCGGTTGTTAGTTTAAAAGCGTGACGCTTGAAGGATCCCGAGAAATCGGGAACGCTTCAAGGTCACTTTTTCAGCAATTAGAAAACCATTTTTTTAAAAAATGAATGTGACATGAGCAATATAAATCTGTTCAAATACAAGTTGTTGTGGTTGATCCCGGTTATTCTCTTTTCCTGGGGTAACCTTTCCGCCCAGGTGGATGATGAGCAGCTGCGCTATGCCATGAATGGCGACAGTGTGTATGTCTATCACATCCAATCGGTTCCGCTGGGGGATGGATTTAATATTTATCGGAAGGATGAAGGTACCGAAGAGTTTCAACAGCTTAATGATGACCCGGTTCGGGGCGTTTTGTACCCGGAAGAGTTGCCGTCGGCTATTGGTACAGATCTTTATGAACAGGTTCAAACCGCACTCGAGGCCGAAGATGCCACAGACAGCTTTTTCTCCCTGCGGTCCAATTCAGTTGTGGGCCGGTTGTACACCTTTGTTCATCCCGAGATTGCAGATGCATTAGGGAGACTTTACATCGATACAGGACCTGAAGCCGGTGAGACGGTCACCTACCGGATTGAATTTGTGGATGATTTGGGACAACCCACCGGAGAAACGCTGGAACAGGAGTTTACACTCGAAGAGAAGACACCCCGGCCACCCGAAAATCTGGAAATTTCGAACGAAGGATATTCGATGACGGCCGAGTGGACCTATCCGCCATCTGAGGATGAGGACGATAAAGTAATTCGGTTTGAGATCTATCAGTCGGAACCGGATAATGATGTGCTGGAGGTGGTGAACGATGAAATTATTCTGAGGGATCAGGAGCGAACGGAGTATGAATACCATTTTACAACCGACCGGTTGGGCAGACAGATGCAGTTTATGGTGGTTGCCGTGGATATTACCGGCCAAACCGGACCAACCGGAGAGATTGTGACTCATACCATAGAAGACAATGTACCCCCGGCCGTGATTGAAGGAGTGGCTGCTGAATATGTGAATCAACAGATTGAAGTTACCTGGCCGGTGAGTCCTGAGCCCGATCTTGCCGGGTATCGTGTATATAAAAGTATGGAAGTAAGGGGTGATTATACTCTGCTTCATGATGAACTCATTGATCCTGTAAATCCCATCTTCAGGGATCCTGCTGTTACGGAGGGAGAGCGGCATTTCTATAAAGTTACAGCCGTAGATTCAGCCGGAAATGAAAGTCCAAGAAGTGCGGTGGCTGCACGTCATATATCAGATACAACTGCACCGCCGGCGCCAAGTGATCTCTCAGCGGAGTTCATATCACAAGAAGAGGGAGTTACCCTGAGTTGGACTACTGAAGAGGAGCCGGATGATTTACGGCGATACATTTTATTGAGAAGAAGTATCTCACCTGACGACTCGACTACTTTTAATCAGATCATTTCTGAAGATTACCTGGAACATGAATATAACGATGTCGGCGTGGGCGGACGCGGTTTCGGTGAAGGAATTTACTATGAGTATGGTGTTTTGGCAGCAGACTCATCCAGGAATTTTAGTGATACAACCACCGTTCGTCTACAAGTTCCTGATTTGACTCCGCCGCAGCCACCCGCCAATGTAATGGCAAATAACGTGGATGGAATTCGCGTAGATTTGAACTGGAATCAAACCACCTCGGGGGATGCTGTCAGCTACCGTATTCATCGAAAAAAGATTGATTCGACTTTGACAGAGATTGACAGCGTGTCGGTTCAAAATAGATTGCTTCGGGATGAATCTGTGGAGCTGGGATTGGAATATCAATATGGGGTGAGCGCGATAGACTCGGTTGGAAATGAGAGTAAGCCAGCACTCAGTGATACGGTACAGATTCGTGATTATGATCCGCCGCGCAAAGTTCGGAACGTTCGAGCCACCTCTGTGGATGACGGTGTTGAGATTACCTGGGAACCGGTAACGGCACCTGATATGGTCGGGTACAATGTCTATCGTTCCAATATCTCCACAGGTGTTTACAATCCGCTGAACCAAGAGCCCGTTGAAGAGACGAACTGGATCGACGAAAATGCAAATGACGAGCTTTGGTACCGGGTTCGTGCGGTAGATATTTCTGGTAATGAAAGCCGGCCGAGTGAACCGGTTGAGTTTGAAGAATAATTTTAGTTAGAAGATGATTTAGAATTCAAAAGATTTGGAGGTTGTAAAACGATGAATACGAATAAGCATTTTGGAAAAAGAGTCTCCCCTCCTTGTTGTTTAAGGAGTACGTGTTTAGCGGTTTGAGATTCAAACAACCTGACAGAGTACCGTGCTTTTCGGTTCCTGTCAGAGTTTGGGATAAGGGCTTTCTCTTCGAAAACCGTCCCACGCGACTCTGGCAGGAGCTATCGCACTCTGCCAGGACGCTAAACACATACGAAAAGGAGGGGACTTTCGGATTCAAATTCATGGTTTTTTATTAAAATCACGTTAGTTAGAATCAAACAAAAAGTATACTCTTAAAGCTCTTACTCAGCTGCATTTTAAAGATAAATTTTTCAATCTCAGATTTTAGGTAGACCCAATAAATGGTTCAAGTTTCTGAATCTAATATCGTGAAATTCATAACTGTTCTGTTGTTCCTATTTACAGCAGGTACGGCCCAAGCCCAACATATGCTTGAGCAGGAGGGGATGCGTTATTATCAGGAGGGGAATTATCAGTCAGCAATAGAGACGCTGGAACGAGTTACTGAGCAAGATCCCATGCGGATGAGGGCTCAACTGATCCTGGTGTCTTCCTACCTTCAATTTGGGGATGTAGCAATGGCCGAAGATAAAAGCAGGCAGGCGATGGATCTGTTTCCTCAAACGGGCGCGTTCCGGTGGCTTCTTGCGGAATCTCTGCTGCAGCAACAAAAATTTGAGGAGGCACTTGTTCATTATAAAGAAGTAGATAAAGCTTTAAAACAGGGAGAATCACTGAATCCAATGCAGGTGCGCCAAGATCGGGTAGAGGCAAGAATTGGCAAGGTTCACCAATCAATCGCAGCGCAAGCGTACCAGAATAATCAACCCGAAAAAGCCTTGCGGGAGATGGAACAAGCCGTTAAGAATCTGTCGGATTCCCTCCAGGCTCATAAGAATTATGCGATGTTGTTGATGGAGGAAGAGCGATATGAGAGAACCATCGAAGTGATCGATCAGGTTCAGATGAAATTTCCCGAGGATGCTGGGCTGATAAAGATGAAGGCCTCGGCCTACTATCAAAAGGAAGACCGGGAGGCCGTGCTGGAGCAGTTTGAAAAGCTGTACAGTTTAAATCCGAATGATGTAGATAATGGCTTGATCTACGCGGAGTTGTTAATGTCAAACCGGCAATCCAAGGAGGCAGTGACAGTCCTGGAGGAGCTACTGGAAAAACACCCCAATGAGAAAAAGATTTACCGCTCGATGGCCGATCTGAATGAGCGGCGATTCAATATGAAGGGAAAGCGGGCGGTGCTTCGGAAGATGGAGAACAAGTTTCCCAAGGATAGACAAATATCTGGGGAGATTGCAGAAACATTTGAGATGGAGGAGAAATGGCAGCAGGCTCGGGCCGTTTATGATTCCCTGGCAACTGAGACCGGACATGAACTCCAATACAGGATGGCCTCGGCAAATACCTATTCGCAACAGGAT comes from Balneolaceae bacterium and encodes:
- a CDS encoding tetratricopeptide repeat protein, with translation MKFITVLLFLFTAGTAQAQHMLEQEGMRYYQEGNYQSAIETLERVTEQDPMRMRAQLILVSSYLQFGDVAMAEDKSRQAMDLFPQTGAFRWLLAESLLQQQKFEEALVHYKEVDKALKQGESLNPMQVRQDRVEARIGKVHQSIAAQAYQNNQPEKALREMEQAVKNLSDSLQAHKNYAMLLMEEERYERTIEVIDQVQMKFPEDAGLIKMKASAYYQKEDREAVLEQFEKLYSLNPNDVDNGLIYAELLMSNRQSKEAVTVLEELLEKHPNEKKIYRSMADLNERRFNMKGKRAVLRKMENKFPKDRQISGEIAETFEMEEKWQQARAVYDSLATETGHELQYRMASANTYSQQDSLEEAGEIYRSLQSNYPVDPTLLSRLGENLEAREKWEEAVDVYERLLPLSKESDTEVKVRLGVAKMNAGDHRQATEHLQNAIGEGSNNPEAYLALSQLKEQDSQEDEAFELAEEALRRSLRVLSEQQQTIEAQVQQEGIQSQAGNKEQIGEFKEINRIAEKSFGWLTETFDQNRVEPVMLDLLEEYNTSGRLHYMSGIYYSNQGEIQKALDQLEESIQFSPKLAEAHVALARILEDQNQTEKAIKAYERAVSLEPENSNTYSALIRTYDDAGKLELLCNRWLAQHRANMDNEVLKKHLVEALHKADRFEDAKAILNQ